Proteins encoded within one genomic window of Prauserella marina:
- a CDS encoding NAD-dependent epimerase/dehydratase family protein, with amino-acid sequence MPSNIVLVTGVAGELGGRLLARLGNNSDLERVIGVDTAPPRADVLRRIGHAEFVRADIRNPLIAKIISSAKVDTVVHASTTCHPAGPGRRMAIKEVNVIGTMRLLAACQRSPLVRKLVVKSTAAVYGASSRSPAVFTEDSELIPASSNGYAKDAVEMEGYVRGLSRRRPDITVTMARFVNLLGPDVDTVLSRYFALPVVPTVFGYDARIQVLHSSDALAVLETATLQDKPGIFNVGADGVLTLSQAIRRAGRVELPVPRGLMPSISKVLRGAHVVDFSSDQVRLLNFGRVVDNTRLKKTFGYLPRWSTREAFDDYVQGRGLRPVVDGGRLAGLATTADGWKVKL; translated from the coding sequence ATGCCGTCCAATATCGTCCTTGTCACCGGGGTTGCCGGCGAACTGGGCGGCAGGCTCCTCGCCAGGCTGGGCAACAATTCCGATCTGGAACGGGTCATCGGTGTCGACACGGCTCCGCCGAGGGCGGACGTGTTGCGCCGCATCGGCCACGCGGAGTTCGTCAGGGCGGACATCCGCAATCCGCTGATCGCGAAGATCATCAGTTCGGCCAAGGTCGACACGGTGGTCCATGCCTCGACGACCTGTCATCCCGCGGGGCCGGGCAGGCGAATGGCGATCAAGGAAGTCAATGTCATCGGCACCATGCGATTGCTGGCCGCGTGCCAGCGTTCGCCGTTGGTGCGCAAGCTCGTCGTCAAATCGACGGCGGCCGTCTACGGCGCGAGTTCTCGTTCGCCCGCCGTGTTCACCGAGGATTCCGAGCTCATCCCCGCTTCGTCCAATGGCTATGCCAAGGACGCCGTGGAGATGGAAGGCTACGTGCGGGGTCTTTCCCGCAGAAGGCCCGACATCACGGTCACGATGGCCAGGTTCGTCAACCTGCTCGGCCCCGACGTCGACACCGTGCTGTCCAGGTACTTCGCCCTGCCGGTCGTGCCGACCGTGTTCGGCTACGACGCGCGCATCCAGGTATTGCACTCCTCCGACGCCCTCGCCGTTCTCGAAACGGCGACCTTGCAGGACAAGCCCGGGATTTTCAACGTAGGTGCCGACGGTGTGCTGACGCTGTCACAGGCAATCCGCAGGGCAGGACGGGTCGAACTGCCCGTTCCACGTGGTCTGATGCCCTCGATCAGCAAGGTCCTGCGCGGTGCGCACGTCGTCGACTTCTCCTCAGACCAGGTACGGTTGTTGAACTTCGGCAGGGTCGTCGACAACACCAGACTCAAGAAAACTTTCGGATATCTGCCCAGGTGGTCGACAAGGGAAGCCTTCGACGACTACGTGCAGGGCAGGGGGCTGCGGCCGGTCGTCGACGGGGGAAGGCTGGCAGGGCTGGCCACCACGGCCGACGGTTGGAAGGTGAAGCTGTGA
- a CDS encoding lysophospholipid acyltransferase family protein, with amino-acid sequence MTNGSSARVIPLHRGKDEFRGADGGPSDTAVRSERKDGAPVVAFPRANGARSRQLPADPLGRLVDFLKHRVTGDYSVDEFGFDTELTDTLLLPPLRVLYEKWFRVSTHGVENLPLDGGALLVCNHSGVLPIDSVMTAVAVHDDHPHHRHLRMLGADLVFKTPLLGTLARRSGQTLACGTDAERLLGAGELVGVWPEGFKGVGKPFSARYKLQRFGRGGFVSSALRAGVPLIPVSIVGAEEIYPKIADLKPLARLLGLPYFPVTPFFPLLGPLGAIPLPTKWHIEFGEPIRTDRFDHEAHEDPMLVFNLTDQVREAIQVMLYRRLSQRRSVFRG; translated from the coding sequence GTGACGAACGGCAGCTCGGCCAGGGTCATCCCGCTCCACCGAGGCAAGGACGAGTTCCGAGGTGCCGACGGTGGTCCTTCCGATACCGCCGTCCGGAGCGAGCGGAAGGACGGAGCGCCCGTCGTCGCGTTCCCGCGTGCGAACGGCGCGCGGTCGCGGCAGCTGCCCGCCGACCCGCTCGGCAGGCTCGTCGACTTCCTCAAGCACCGCGTCACGGGCGACTACTCCGTCGACGAGTTCGGCTTCGACACCGAACTGACCGACACGCTGCTGTTGCCGCCACTGAGGGTGCTGTACGAGAAGTGGTTCAGGGTCAGCACACACGGCGTGGAGAACCTGCCGCTCGACGGTGGCGCGCTGCTGGTCTGCAACCATTCCGGCGTACTGCCCATCGACTCGGTGATGACGGCAGTCGCGGTACACGACGACCATCCGCACCATCGGCACCTGAGGATGCTCGGCGCCGATCTCGTCTTCAAGACCCCGTTGCTCGGCACGCTCGCCCGCAGGTCGGGGCAGACCCTCGCGTGCGGTACCGACGCGGAGCGGCTGCTGGGCGCCGGAGAACTCGTCGGGGTGTGGCCGGAAGGCTTCAAGGGAGTCGGAAAACCGTTCTCGGCGCGCTACAAGCTGCAACGGTTCGGCAGGGGCGGGTTCGTCTCGTCGGCGTTGCGGGCGGGTGTTCCGCTGATCCCCGTGTCGATCGTCGGCGCGGAGGAGATCTATCCGAAGATCGCGGACCTCAAGCCGCTCGCGAGGCTGCTCGGCCTTCCCTACTTTCCCGTGACACCGTTCTTCCCGCTGCTCGGTCCGCTCGGAGCGATCCCGTTGCCGACGAAGTGGCACATCGAATTCGGCGAGCCCATCCGCACCGACCGGTTCGACCACGAGGCACACGAGGACCCGATGCTCGTGTTCAACCTCACCGACCAGGTCCGCGAGGCCATTCAGGTGATGCTTTACCGCAGGCTTTCCCAGCGGCGCAGCGTTTTCCGAGGCTGA
- a CDS encoding HAD family hydrolase, which produces MEAVCVSLWRSRGKGQERERRAALAGQASADAAVAMEAAQVATLEQVATVEGPEPPADKAPPPAPPDLTAAAFFDVDNTMMMGASIFHFARGLAARKYFTSSDLAGFAWQQVKFRIGGRENHDGIQTNREAALSFVAGRSVEEMVDVGEEIYDELMADKIWAGTRALAQMHLDAGQRVWLVTATPVELAAIIARRLGLTGALGTVAENVDGVYTGRLVGDLLHGRAKAHAVRALAAREGLNLRRCTAYSDSQNDVPMLSVVGTAVAVNPDSGLREVARARGWEVRDFRTGRKAAKIGVPSVLGAGAVAGAVAAGLAYRRRAA; this is translated from the coding sequence GTGGAGGCGGTGTGCGTGTCACTGTGGCGGAGCCGCGGTAAGGGGCAGGAACGCGAGCGGCGCGCCGCGCTGGCCGGTCAGGCGTCCGCCGACGCCGCCGTGGCGATGGAAGCCGCGCAGGTGGCCACTCTCGAACAGGTCGCGACCGTCGAGGGGCCGGAGCCACCCGCAGACAAGGCGCCTCCCCCCGCGCCACCTGATCTGACGGCGGCCGCCTTCTTCGATGTCGACAACACGATGATGATGGGCGCCTCGATCTTCCACTTCGCGAGGGGACTCGCGGCCAGGAAGTACTTCACCAGCTCCGACCTCGCCGGGTTCGCGTGGCAACAGGTGAAGTTCCGGATCGGTGGAAGGGAAAACCACGACGGGATCCAGACCAACCGCGAAGCCGCGCTGTCCTTTGTGGCCGGACGGTCGGTCGAGGAGATGGTCGACGTCGGCGAAGAGATCTACGACGAGCTGATGGCCGACAAGATCTGGGCAGGCACGAGGGCGCTCGCCCAGATGCATCTCGACGCCGGACAGCGGGTGTGGCTGGTCACCGCGACCCCGGTCGAACTCGCCGCCATCATCGCGCGAAGGCTCGGGCTCACCGGAGCGCTCGGCACCGTCGCCGAGAACGTCGACGGCGTGTACACCGGAAGGCTCGTCGGCGACCTGCTGCACGGGAGGGCCAAAGCACACGCGGTGCGCGCGCTCGCCGCTCGCGAGGGACTGAACCTGCGCAGGTGCACGGCGTACTCGGACTCCCAGAACGACGTGCCGATGCTGTCCGTCGTCGGCACCGCCGTCGCCGTCAACCCGGACTCGGGGCTGCGGGAGGTCGCGCGCGCGAGAGGCTGGGAGGTCCGCGACTTCCGCACCGGCCGCAAGGCGGCCAAGATCGGCGTTCCTTCCGTGCTCGGAGCGGGCGCCGTCGCCGGAGCCGTCGCCGCGGGGCTGGCCTACCGGCGCAGGGCCGCCTGA
- a CDS encoding DUF5667 domain-containing protein codes for MRLPRWSPARRDEHERFARALDDGDRREFGDELAVVAALRGLGDPNPLDERVRTRIAERVTREASAPRRRRGPYPVVAAGIALVVAATGLGLLLSEDAVPGDPLYHLKRAGETAVIGLTFDEEAKATKHLEFAAKRLDELSAMARQGPADPADVARGLSDFANQTKAGVAPLVTLATSSDGRLLGVLRSWAADQTARLASLGPSLGTTSTAEPEEPSSLLVRIEQRAEALIARMNCYQITSGEHDELGALPAAGACAPPPDGIAPVPEPDEDPLSEIDTDGEDPPRARPVSLPTPAPTATVPTLGERATSPTPHALPAPISATPLPRLPDSAPEAAPLLTIPPLLPGLPEVSIG; via the coding sequence GTGAGATTGCCTCGATGGTCACCCGCGCGGCGCGACGAGCACGAACGGTTCGCTCGCGCGCTCGACGACGGTGACCGCCGTGAGTTCGGCGACGAACTCGCCGTCGTCGCGGCCCTGCGCGGACTCGGCGATCCGAATCCGCTCGACGAGCGGGTCAGGACCCGCATCGCGGAGCGCGTCACGCGCGAGGCGTCGGCTCCGCGCCGCCGTCGCGGCCCGTATCCCGTGGTCGCCGCCGGGATCGCGCTCGTCGTCGCCGCGACGGGGCTCGGGCTGCTGCTCTCCGAGGACGCGGTACCCGGCGATCCGCTGTACCACCTGAAACGAGCGGGAGAAACGGCCGTCATCGGGTTGACCTTCGACGAGGAAGCCAAGGCGACCAAACACCTCGAATTCGCGGCGAAGCGGCTTGACGAGCTGTCGGCCATGGCAAGGCAAGGACCAGCCGACCCCGCCGACGTCGCACGGGGCCTCTCCGACTTCGCGAACCAGACCAAGGCGGGGGTCGCCCCGCTGGTCACGCTGGCCACCAGCTCCGACGGTCGCCTGCTCGGCGTACTGCGGTCGTGGGCTGCCGATCAGACCGCGAGGCTGGCCTCGCTCGGTCCCTCGCTCGGCACGACAAGCACAGCGGAGCCGGAGGAACCTTCGTCGTTGCTCGTCCGGATCGAACAGCGCGCGGAAGCGCTCATCGCGCGCATGAACTGCTACCAGATCACCTCCGGCGAGCACGACGAGCTGGGCGCGCTGCCCGCGGCAGGAGCCTGCGCACCACCGCCCGACGGCATCGCCCCCGTTCCGGAGCCGGACGAGGACCCGCTCAGCGAGATCGACACGGACGGTGAGGACCCTCCGCGGGCCCGTCCCGTCAGCCTGCCGACCCCGGCACCGACGGCGACCGTCCCCACACTCGGAGAGCGGGCGACTTCACCCACACCACACGCTCTGCCTGCACCGATCTCCGCGACACCGCTTCCCCGGCTGCCCGATTCGGCCCCGGAAGCGGCCCCCTTGCTGACCATCCCGCCCCTGTTACCGGGGTTGCCTGAGGTGAGCATCGGATAG
- a CDS encoding sigma-70 family RNA polymerase sigma factor, protein MSMPIAVAAGPAPARRRKADRAIEAAAPFENTDTHQEIDSAAEAAVAENWELVHAAQRGDTAAFGKLYDRYVDWVFRYVLLRVGDRHLAEDVTSETFLRALRRITSISYQGRDVGAWFTTIARNLVFDHVKSSRFRLEIVTDEVSESGAPPFGGGTPSAPQGPEQQVISKTTNDELLRCIADLGDDQRECVILRFIQGFSVSETAAIMQRNEGAVKALQHRAVRRLAKLLPSGLR, encoded by the coding sequence GTGAGCATGCCGATCGCTGTCGCGGCTGGTCCAGCACCCGCGCGGCGCCGAAAAGCCGATCGTGCGATCGAGGCGGCGGCCCCCTTCGAGAACACCGACACTCACCAGGAAATCGACTCGGCCGCCGAAGCCGCCGTCGCCGAGAACTGGGAACTCGTCCACGCGGCCCAGCGTGGTGACACCGCGGCCTTCGGCAAGCTCTACGACCGCTACGTCGACTGGGTCTTCCGGTACGTACTGCTCAGGGTCGGCGACCGGCATCTCGCGGAAGACGTCACCAGCGAGACCTTCCTGAGAGCGCTGCGCAGGATCACCTCGATCTCCTACCAGGGCCGCGACGTCGGCGCGTGGTTCACGACCATCGCCCGCAACCTCGTCTTCGACCACGTGAAATCGAGCAGGTTCCGGCTGGAGATCGTCACCGACGAGGTCTCCGAATCAGGAGCGCCCCCTTTTGGCGGAGGCACCCCGAGCGCGCCACAGGGCCCCGAGCAGCAGGTGATCAGCAAGACCACCAACGACGAACTGCTGCGCTGCATCGCCGACCTCGGTGACGACCAGCGCGAATGCGTCATCCTGCGGTTCATCCAGGGTTTTTCCGTCTCGGAGACGGCCGCGATCATGCAACGCAACGAGGGCGCGGTGAAGGCACTCCAGCACCGGGCCGTCCGCAGGCTCGCGAAACTGCTCCCGAGTGGACTGCGCTGA
- a CDS encoding AMP-binding protein: MTALAAGRLARERKGPVVQGETSEAARDSETDSAGNVADLVAAAAAKRGEATALFDTGTQVAVTWAEVDAAVDAQAHRLVAAGLERGDRVALRLPTSPAFAVWFFAIVRAGGVAVLLSPQAPSAELAPIVEDSGAKLLVAADPGVLAEGRTALDATLESSTEPGSFRAIGDGEDLAALCYTAGTTGPARGVMLSHRALLANVAQIRRLRPVVTEPSDRVFIAIPVHHIYGLGPGLLQVAAAGATAVLAQRFDARQALADCAEQRVTVVVGVPTMYSEFAALPPDEVGEGLSTARLLISGAAPLHPKVLAAVRGATGLSVFEGYGLTEAAPVVTSTLLTGYAKPGSVGRPLPGIELRLVDSDGAPEGVPLDPEDPSDSFPDEKGGTGLVAVRGANLFSGYWPDGARGPDEQGWFRTGDVGYLDLDGDLHLVDRANDLIIVNGFNVFPHEVEDVIAELEGVAEVAVVGVLDERSGEAVKAVVVPAEGAELSEQQVIDLCAARLAAYKVPGTVEFARHLPHSVTGKLRRAKLRG, from the coding sequence ATGACGGCACTCGCTGCTGGCAGACTGGCGCGAGAGCGAAAGGGGCCGGTTGTGCAAGGGGAAACCAGCGAGGCCGCCAGAGACAGCGAAACCGACAGCGCGGGCAACGTCGCCGACCTTGTCGCCGCCGCGGCAGCGAAACGGGGCGAGGCGACGGCCCTTTTCGACACGGGAACCCAGGTGGCGGTGACGTGGGCCGAGGTCGACGCGGCCGTCGACGCGCAAGCGCACCGGCTCGTCGCGGCCGGTCTTGAGCGGGGAGACAGGGTCGCGTTACGCCTTCCGACCTCGCCCGCGTTCGCGGTCTGGTTCTTCGCGATCGTCAGGGCGGGCGGCGTCGCCGTGCTGCTCTCTCCACAGGCGCCGTCGGCGGAACTCGCCCCGATCGTCGAGGACAGCGGTGCGAAACTGCTCGTCGCCGCCGATCCAGGAGTTCTCGCCGAGGGAAGGACCGCGCTCGACGCCACCCTTGAATCCTCGACCGAACCCGGGAGCTTTCGCGCCATCGGCGACGGCGAGGACCTTGCCGCGCTCTGCTACACGGCCGGAACGACGGGACCAGCTCGTGGGGTGATGCTGTCTCACAGGGCCCTGCTCGCCAACGTCGCGCAGATCAGGCGGCTCAGGCCCGTGGTCACCGAGCCCTCGGACAGGGTGTTCATCGCCATCCCCGTTCACCACATCTACGGGCTGGGGCCAGGGCTGTTGCAGGTCGCGGCGGCCGGCGCGACGGCTGTGCTCGCGCAGCGGTTCGACGCGCGGCAGGCACTCGCCGACTGTGCGGAGCAGCGGGTCACCGTCGTCGTCGGCGTGCCGACGATGTACTCCGAGTTCGCGGCGCTGCCTCCCGACGAGGTCGGCGAGGGGCTGTCCACGGCGAGGCTGCTCATCTCGGGTGCCGCTCCGCTGCACCCGAAGGTGCTCGCGGCGGTGCGTGGTGCGACCGGGCTGTCCGTCTTCGAGGGCTACGGACTTACCGAGGCCGCCCCAGTCGTCACGTCGACTCTGCTCACCGGATACGCGAAACCCGGTTCCGTCGGCAGGCCGCTTCCGGGGATCGAGCTGCGGCTCGTCGACAGCGACGGCGCTCCGGAGGGCGTCCCGCTCGACCCCGAGGACCCTTCGGACAGCTTCCCCGACGAGAAGGGCGGCACCGGCCTCGTCGCGGTGCGCGGCGCCAACCTGTTCTCCGGGTACTGGCCCGATGGCGCGCGGGGCCCCGACGAGCAGGGCTGGTTCCGGACCGGCGACGTCGGCTACCTCGACCTCGACGGCGACCTTCACCTCGTCGACAGGGCCAACGACCTGATCATCGTCAACGGGTTCAACGTGTTCCCGCACGAGGTCGAGGACGTCATCGCGGAACTGGAGGGAGTGGCCGAGGTCGCCGTCGTCGGTGTGCTCGACGAGCGCAGTGGTGAGGCGGTCAAGGCGGTCGTCGTTCCGGCGGAGGGCGCGGAGCTTTCCGAGCAGCAGGTCATCGACCTGTGCGCGGCGAGGCTCGCCGCCTACAAGGTTCCCGGAACGGTCGAGTTCGCGCGGCACCTCCCGCATTCGGTGACCGGGAAACTGCGGAGGGCCAAGCTGCGGGGATGA
- a CDS encoding glutaredoxin family protein produces MAHQVTVMTRNGCSSCVKAEQDVERICGELGVPWTTADVDSDPEWRAEYGDRVPVILVDDAEHGYWSVDEQRLRAALS; encoded by the coding sequence ATGGCTCATCAGGTGACCGTGATGACGAGGAACGGATGCTCCTCGTGTGTGAAGGCGGAGCAGGACGTCGAGCGGATCTGCGGTGAGCTCGGCGTGCCGTGGACGACCGCCGACGTCGACTCCGATCCGGAGTGGAGGGCGGAGTACGGCGATCGCGTTCCCGTCATCCTCGTCGACGACGCCGAGCACGGGTACTGGTCGGTCGACGAGCAGCGCCTGAGGGCCGCCCTGTCGTAA
- a CDS encoding molybdopterin-dependent oxidoreductase — protein MNDPAPFIRGRTDGPLSKPVAALTGLLGLAAALGAGHFVAAFVGVGASPFLAVGNSAVDLTPTWLKDWAASTFGTADKAVLLAGMAVVLVLVAIGAGLASRRSPLPGSAVIVVFGLTGCAAVFTRPDLGQLALLAPVVSLLAGLLVFRKAHALASRAEPTPAEGRRRFLLGAGGFAVAAGSLGLVGQLVGGSRDAARSRAAIGRLTPATKAPPIPAGADFAKLGTPSFITPNADFYRIDTALVVPQVTAEEWRLRVHGMVGREISLGYQDILDRPLVERTITMCCVSNEVGGPYISTANFIGIDLAELLTEAGVRRGAEQLFSTSSDGWTCGTPVEDVLDPARGALLAIGMNGEPLPLEHGFPARLVVPGLYGYVSGTKWVTDLELTTWAARTAYWFERGWGTRGPVKTQSRIDSPAGFGTVTTKGGAFVAAGIAWAQFTGIAKVEVSLDDGPWTEAELSTVVNDDSWRMWQVKLEVPRSGSHRLACRATDKSGYTQTARRAGVLPDGATGWHTVEFTTV, from the coding sequence ATGAACGATCCCGCGCCCTTCATCAGGGGCAGGACGGACGGGCCGCTTTCGAAACCGGTCGCCGCGCTGACCGGTTTGCTCGGGCTGGCCGCCGCGCTGGGCGCGGGCCATTTCGTCGCCGCGTTCGTCGGTGTCGGCGCCTCGCCGTTTCTCGCCGTCGGCAATTCCGCCGTCGACCTGACGCCGACCTGGCTCAAGGACTGGGCCGCGAGCACCTTCGGCACCGCTGACAAGGCGGTGCTGCTCGCGGGGATGGCCGTCGTTCTCGTACTGGTCGCGATCGGAGCGGGGCTCGCCTCACGGCGAAGCCCGCTCCCCGGTTCCGCCGTGATCGTGGTGTTCGGCCTCACCGGTTGTGCCGCCGTCTTCACCAGGCCCGATCTCGGTCAGCTCGCGCTCTTGGCGCCGGTCGTGAGCCTGCTCGCCGGTCTGCTGGTGTTCAGGAAGGCGCACGCGCTCGCTTCGCGGGCGGAGCCCACACCGGCCGAGGGCCGCAGGCGTTTCCTGCTCGGAGCGGGCGGGTTCGCCGTCGCCGCGGGCTCGCTCGGACTCGTGGGCCAACTCGTCGGTGGGTCGAGGGACGCGGCGAGGTCGAGGGCGGCGATCGGCAGGCTGACCCCCGCGACGAAGGCGCCGCCCATTCCGGCGGGCGCCGACTTCGCGAAGCTGGGAACACCGTCGTTCATCACCCCGAACGCCGATTTCTACCGCATCGACACGGCTTTGGTCGTGCCTCAGGTCACCGCCGAGGAATGGCGCCTGCGGGTGCACGGCATGGTCGGAAGGGAGATCAGCCTCGGCTACCAGGACATCCTCGACCGCCCGCTCGTCGAGCGGACCATCACGATGTGCTGCGTTTCCAACGAGGTCGGCGGTCCCTACATCTCGACGGCGAACTTCATCGGCATCGACCTCGCCGAACTGCTGACCGAGGCGGGCGTGCGGCGCGGCGCCGAACAACTTTTCTCGACCAGTTCCGACGGCTGGACCTGCGGTACCCCCGTGGAGGACGTGCTCGATCCCGCGCGAGGCGCGCTGCTCGCGATCGGGATGAACGGGGAGCCGCTTCCGCTTGAGCACGGGTTTCCGGCGCGGCTCGTCGTGCCGGGGCTCTACGGCTACGTTTCGGGAACCAAGTGGGTCACCGACCTCGAACTCACCACGTGGGCCGCGCGCACGGCGTACTGGTTCGAAAGGGGCTGGGGCACGCGGGGACCGGTCAAGACCCAGTCGCGCATCGACTCGCCGGCCGGGTTCGGCACGGTCACCACGAAGGGCGGCGCTTTCGTCGCGGCGGGAATCGCGTGGGCTCAGTTCACCGGTATCGCCAAGGTCGAGGTGAGCCTCGACGACGGACCGTGGACCGAAGCCGAATTGTCCACAGTGGTCAATGACGATTCGTGGCGCATGTGGCAGGTGAAACTGGAGGTGCCGCGCTCCGGCTCACACCGGCTTGCGTGCAGGGCGACCGACAAGTCCGGCTATACGCAGACCGCGCGGCGAGCCGGTGTCCTTCCCGACGGTGCGACCGGATGGCACACCGTCGAATTCACCACCGTCTGA